In a single window of the Nodularia spumigena CCY9414 genome:
- a CDS encoding RNA-guided endonuclease InsQ/TnpB family protein, with product MLHKAVQVRLYPSKEQEIQLAQTFGCARWWWNYALNQSIETYRETGKGLSRVALNAFLPALKKAEETVWLADCYSQVLQATTLNLTTAYKNFFEKRAGFPKFKSKHGKQSIQYPQHVKIVDGNVKLPGNIGIVKAKIHRTIEGKIKTVTVCKTTSGKYFASILTEVEGENPTITFGKIYGIDLGLKHFAVVTDGEKVSKYDNPKHLAKHEKNLKRKQKKLARKQKGSSSRNKYRKIVAKVYERISNSRQDFLHKLSYKLVSDSQAVIVENLHVKGMVCNHNLAKAISDCGWGTFTNFLAYKLERKGGKFVEIDRWFPSSKLCSNCFHQVSEMPLDVRQWTCPHCGTHHDRDGNAALNIRAEGIRMLALSISTSLDGTEAEGIKAEGSAVSAVGGDVRPRLGRKSKLRHSPVSTEADTVLGTPSQCG from the coding sequence GTGTTACACAAAGCTGTGCAAGTCCGTTTGTATCCATCAAAAGAACAAGAAATACAACTAGCTCAAACATTTGGTTGCGCTCGTTGGTGGTGGAATTACGCTCTAAATCAGTCAATTGAAACTTACAGAGAAACGGGCAAGGGACTTAGCCGTGTAGCACTCAACGCGTTTCTTCCGGCGCTCAAAAAGGCAGAAGAGACTGTATGGTTAGCCGATTGTTATAGCCAAGTTTTACAGGCAACAACACTCAATCTAACCACAGCATACAAAAACTTTTTTGAGAAGCGTGCTGGGTTTCCTAAGTTCAAATCTAAGCATGGTAAACAGTCTATTCAGTATCCTCAACACGTCAAAATTGTCGATGGCAATGTCAAACTTCCAGGCAATATTGGCATAGTCAAAGCCAAAATACATAGGACTATTGAGGGAAAAATCAAGACTGTAACTGTATGCAAAACAACATCAGGTAAATATTTCGCATCTATCCTGACTGAAGTAGAAGGAGAAAATCCAACTATTACATTCGGTAAGATCTATGGTATTGATTTAGGTTTGAAGCACTTTGCTGTTGTAACTGATGGTGAAAAGGTTTCTAAATATGATAATCCTAAGCACCTTGCCAAGCATGAGAAAAACCTCAAGCGTAAGCAGAAAAAGTTAGCCCGTAAACAAAAAGGGAGCAGTTCAAGAAATAAATATCGTAAAATTGTCGCTAAAGTGTATGAACGAATTAGCAATTCTAGGCAAGATTTTCTACATAAACTGAGTTATAAGTTGGTCAGCGATAGCCAAGCTGTCATAGTAGAGAATCTTCATGTCAAAGGCATGGTTTGTAATCACAATTTGGCGAAGGCAATTTCTGATTGTGGATGGGGAACGTTCACCAATTTTCTAGCCTATAAGCTAGAGCGTAAAGGTGGAAAGTTCGTTGAAATTGATCGATGGTTCCCCAGTTCCAAGCTCTGTTCTAATTGTTTCCATCAAGTGAGTGAGATGCCATTGGATGTGAGGCAATGGACTTGTCCTCATTGTGGTACTCATCATGACCGTGATGGAAACGCAGCGCTCAATATTAGAGCCGAGGGGATCAGAATGCTTGCCCTGAGCATCTCGACTTCGCTCGATGGAACCGAAGCCGAAGGGATCAAGGCGGAAGGTTCAGCCGTCTCTGCTGTAGGAGGGGATGTCAGACCAAGGCTGGGGCGAAAGTCTAAGTTGCGGCATTCCCCTGTGAGTACAGAAGCCGACACTGTACTTGGTACTCCAAGTCAGTGTGGGTAG
- a CDS encoding diflavin flavoprotein, protein MSNSKPRDVQVIPVATNTKFIRARSWSRLRFEIEYARERGTTSNCFLIEGDKSAIIDPPAETFTEIYVQALQQTVNLKELDYVLLGHFSPNRVPTLKAILELAPQVTFVCSLPSEANLRHAFPDNALEILVMRGKETLDLGQGHVLKFLPIPSPRWPEGLCTYDDKTQILYTDKLFGAHICGDEVFDDNWEALKEDQRYYYNCLMAPQSQHVESALEKISDLQVRMYAPGHGPLVRTGLMELTKAYAEWSDAQKEREISVALLYASAYGNTAILAQAMALGLTKGGAAVHSINCEFATPDEINAAIQKCDGFVIGSPTIGGHAPTPIHTALGIVLTVGDSNKLAGVFGSYGWSGEAFDLIEGKLRDAGYRFGFDTLRVKFKPDDMTLKFCEEVGTDFAQTLKKAKKVRLPQQSATPMEQAVGRIVGSVCVISAKQGDVSTGMLGSWVSQATFNPPGLTVAIAKDRAIESLMYPGSKFALNILEEGNHLEYTKHLGKSFAPGEDRFTNFSTIVADNGCTILTDAIAYVECSVNERMECGDHWVIYATVDNGKLIKPDAVTAMNHRKTGTHY, encoded by the coding sequence ATGAGCAATTCCAAACCCCGTGACGTACAAGTTATTCCCGTCGCTACAAACACGAAATTTATTAGAGCGCGTAGTTGGTCACGCCTGCGGTTTGAAATTGAATACGCCAGAGAAAGAGGTACTACCTCCAATTGTTTTTTAATTGAAGGCGATAAATCCGCAATTATTGACCCACCGGCTGAAACCTTCACAGAAATTTATGTCCAGGCATTACAGCAAACCGTAAACTTGAAAGAGTTGGATTATGTCCTCCTGGGTCACTTTAGCCCCAACCGTGTACCCACACTCAAGGCAATTTTAGAATTAGCACCACAGGTAACATTTGTTTGTTCTCTTCCCAGTGAGGCTAATTTGCGTCATGCTTTCCCAGATAACGCCCTAGAAATTTTAGTGATGCGGGGGAAAGAAACTTTAGATTTAGGTCAGGGTCATGTTTTAAAATTCTTACCTATTCCTAGTCCTCGTTGGCCCGAAGGACTTTGTACTTACGACGACAAAACCCAAATTCTCTACACAGATAAGCTTTTTGGCGCTCATATCTGTGGTGATGAGGTGTTTGATGACAACTGGGAAGCATTGAAAGAAGACCAGCGCTACTACTACAACTGTCTGATGGCTCCCCAATCTCAGCACGTAGAATCAGCTTTGGAGAAAATCTCAGATTTACAGGTGAGAATGTATGCTCCTGGTCATGGGCCATTGGTACGTACTGGCTTAATGGAACTGACTAAGGCTTACGCAGAATGGAGCGATGCTCAAAAGGAGCGGGAGATATCTGTTGCTCTGCTTTATGCTTCAGCTTACGGAAATACAGCTATCTTAGCCCAGGCGATGGCTTTGGGATTAACTAAAGGTGGAGCCGCAGTGCATTCGATTAACTGCGAATTTGCTACTCCTGATGAAATCAACGCTGCTATCCAAAAGTGTGATGGTTTTGTGATTGGTTCTCCCACTATTGGCGGTCATGCTCCGACTCCCATTCATACTGCTTTGGGAATCGTTTTAACTGTGGGTGATAGCAACAAACTTGCAGGGGTTTTTGGTTCTTACGGCTGGAGTGGCGAAGCCTTTGATTTAATTGAAGGTAAACTTCGGGATGCTGGTTATCGCTTTGGATTTGATACTCTCAGAGTCAAGTTTAAGCCTGACGATATGACTCTCAAGTTCTGTGAAGAAGTTGGTACAGATTTTGCTCAAACTTTGAAAAAAGCTAAAAAAGTCCGCTTACCACAACAATCGGCTACGCCTATGGAACAAGCTGTGGGTCGGATTGTTGGTTCGGTTTGTGTAATCTCAGCTAAACAAGGTGATGTGTCTACGGGGATGCTAGGCTCTTGGGTGTCTCAGGCTACCTTTAATCCTCCAGGTCTGACTGTGGCGATCGCTAAAGATAGAGCTATAGAATCTTTAATGTATCCAGGTAGTAAATTTGCCTTGAATATCCTGGAGGAAGGTAATCATTTAGAATACACCAAGCATTTGGGCAAAAGTTTTGCTCCCGGAGAAGACAGATTTACCAACTTTAGCACCATAGTTGCAGATAATGGCTGTACCATTCTCACTGATGCGATCGCTTATGTTGAATGTTCTGTCAACGAACGCATGGAATGTGGCGATCATTGGGTAATTTATGCAACTGTTGACAACGGTAAATTAATCAAACCTGATGCCGTGACTGCCATGAACCATCGCAAAACTGGCACTCATTATTAA
- a CDS encoding diflavin flavoprotein — protein sequence MVTVAENVQHRLTIQTVEIAPNTTAIRSLDWDRDRFDIEFGLQNGTTYNSYLIRGEQTILIDTSHQKFRQLYLDTLKGLVNPKTIDYIIVSHTEPDHSGLVEDVLQLAPRATVLASKIALQFLEGLVHDPFSKRIVKSGDRIDIGKGHEIEFVSAPNLHWPDTIFSFDRKTQTLFTCDAFGMHFCDNRTFDEDLEAIEADFRFYYDCLMGPNARSLLNAMKRMGDLGKINIIANGHGPLLYHNLDLLKECYQTWSQRQAKTETTVGLFYVSQYGYSDQLGLAIAEGIQKTGVGIEVIDISTAEPQEIQELAGRATGVIIGMPPSSAAAAQAGISSLLSVVKNKQMVGLFECYGGDDEPIDTLRRKFIDLGVKEAFPAIRIKEAPTASTFQMCQEAGIDLGQVLMRERNIKQIKSLDVNLEKALGRISNGLYIVTTKKGDVKSAMLASWVAQASLQPLGFTIAVAKDRAIDSLMQVGDRFVLNVLEEGNYQELKKHFLKRLLPGADRFAGVKTQTAKNGSPILTDALAYMECEIQKSMECSDHWLLYCTVAEGRVSKSDALTAVRHRKVGNYY from the coding sequence ATGGTAACGGTCGCAGAGAACGTGCAGCATCGGTTAACTATACAGACTGTAGAAATTGCCCCTAACACAACGGCGATTCGCTCTCTTGATTGGGATCGCGATCGCTTCGATATCGAATTTGGACTGCAAAACGGTACAACATACAACTCATATCTGATTCGGGGTGAACAGACAATTTTGATCGATACTTCTCACCAGAAGTTTCGACAACTATATTTAGATACACTCAAAGGACTTGTTAACCCCAAGACAATTGATTACATAATCGTTAGTCACACAGAACCAGACCATAGCGGCTTGGTTGAAGATGTTCTACAATTAGCACCCAGAGCGACTGTATTAGCTTCAAAAATTGCCCTTCAGTTTTTAGAAGGTTTAGTACATGATCCCTTTTCCAAGCGCATTGTCAAAAGTGGCGATCGCATCGACATTGGTAAAGGACACGAAATTGAATTTGTCAGTGCGCCTAACCTACACTGGCCAGATACAATCTTCAGCTTCGACCGCAAAACCCAAACCCTCTTCACCTGCGACGCTTTTGGGATGCACTTCTGTGACAATCGCACCTTTGATGAAGACTTAGAAGCGATTGAAGCCGACTTTAGATTTTACTATGACTGTCTCATGGGGCCAAATGCTCGTTCTCTCCTGAACGCAATGAAGAGAATGGGCGATTTGGGAAAAATTAACATCATTGCCAACGGTCACGGCCCCTTACTGTACCATAACTTAGACTTGTTAAAAGAGTGCTACCAAACTTGGAGCCAAAGACAAGCCAAGACAGAAACCACCGTCGGCTTGTTTTATGTTTCCCAGTATGGCTATAGTGATCAACTAGGTTTAGCGATCGCTGAAGGTATCCAAAAAACCGGAGTCGGCATAGAAGTCATTGATATTAGCACAGCCGAACCGCAAGAAATCCAAGAACTAGCAGGTAGAGCCACTGGTGTTATTATCGGAATGCCTCCATCTAGTGCTGCTGCGGCTCAAGCTGGGATTAGTTCCTTATTATCCGTGGTGAAAAACAAGCAAATGGTGGGCTTGTTTGAATGTTACGGCGGTGATGATGAACCCATTGATACCCTGCGGCGAAAGTTTATTGACTTGGGTGTAAAAGAAGCCTTCCCAGCTATTCGGATTAAAGAAGCTCCCACCGCCAGTACATTCCAAATGTGCCAAGAAGCGGGTATAGACTTGGGACAAGTGCTGATGCGCGAACGTAACATCAAGCAAATCAAGTCTTTAGATGTCAACTTAGAAAAAGCCCTGGGGCGGATTAGCAATGGACTGTACATTGTCACCACCAAAAAAGGTGATGTCAAAAGTGCCATGTTAGCCTCCTGGGTAGCACAAGCGAGTTTACAACCTTTAGGATTTACAATCGCCGTCGCCAAAGACCGTGCTATTGATTCCTTGATGCAAGTAGGCGATCGCTTTGTTCTGAATGTCCTCGAAGAAGGCAATTATCAAGAACTGAAAAAGCACTTCCTCAAGCGCTTGCTTCCCGGTGCTGACAGGTTTGCGGGAGTCAAAACCCAAACCGCCAAAAACGGTTCTCCCATCCTCACCGACGCTCTCGCATACATGGAATGTGAAATCCAAAAGAGCATGGAATGCAGCGACCACTGGCTTTTATACTGCACCGTTGCAGAAGGTCGTGTATCTAAATCTGATGCACTGACAGCAGTTCGCCATCGCAAAGTAGGCAATTACTACTAG
- the cobA gene encoding uroporphyrinogen-III C-methyltransferase, which yields MNKQKGKVYLVGAGPGNVAYLTVKAYSLLAKAEVLIYDALVDEQLLQCVPPDCLRLDVGKRGGKPSTPQTEINQLIVQHCLQGKQVVRLKSGDPFIFGRCTAEIQALQEFGCEFEVVPGISSALAAPLMAGIPLTDPVLSRCFAVLTAHEPDVLDWEALSRLETLVILMGGRHLPQIIQQLVRHGRSHSTAIAIIRWAGTPQQQIWTAQLDNILEQTIGVSLSPVVIVIGEVVRLSNYLQSEKISLDQVSHAQTMFSNFSASSHLPLTGKTILVTRSSGQSSQFSDRLTALGATVIEMPTLEIVPPSSWDGLDQAIANLIDFDWLILTSTNGVDYFFARLIAQGKDIRALAGVKIAVVGEKTAASLHKYHLQPDFIPPNFVADSLVENFPEALQNKKVLFPRVESGGREVLVKELTTQGAEVLEVAAYQSRCPDSIPESAKLALQNRTVDIITFASSKTVKFFCQLISEIFSHNSDITYALEQICIASIGPQTSKTCHALLGRVTIEAEEYTLDGLTQAVIKWVKNSQITHE from the coding sequence ATGAATAAACAAAAGGGCAAAGTTTATCTTGTCGGTGCTGGCCCTGGAAATGTGGCTTATCTGACGGTGAAGGCTTACAGTCTGTTAGCCAAGGCTGAGGTATTAATCTATGATGCTCTAGTAGATGAGCAATTGTTACAATGTGTACCACCTGATTGTCTGCGGCTAGATGTTGGTAAACGTGGTGGTAAACCTAGTACACCACAAACTGAAATTAATCAGTTAATTGTGCAGCACTGTTTACAGGGAAAACAAGTGGTACGCCTCAAGTCAGGTGATCCGTTTATTTTTGGGCGCTGTACGGCGGAAATTCAAGCTTTGCAAGAGTTTGGTTGTGAATTTGAAGTTGTACCCGGAATTTCTTCGGCTCTTGCTGCTCCATTAATGGCGGGTATTCCTTTAACAGATCCGGTTCTGAGTCGTTGTTTTGCAGTGTTAACAGCCCATGAACCAGATGTTTTAGATTGGGAAGCTTTATCTCGGTTGGAAACTTTAGTTATATTGATGGGTGGGCGACATCTACCACAGATTATACAGCAATTAGTTAGACACGGGCGATCGCATTCTACAGCTATTGCGATTATCCGTTGGGCGGGAACTCCTCAGCAACAAATTTGGACAGCCCAGTTAGATAATATTCTCGAACAAACTATCGGCGTTTCTCTCTCCCCAGTGGTAATTGTGATTGGCGAAGTTGTGAGATTATCCAATTACTTACAATCTGAGAAAATATCCTTAGATCAAGTTTCTCACGCCCAAACTATGTTCAGCAATTTTTCTGCATCTTCCCACCTCCCCCTCACGGGTAAAACTATCCTGGTGACGCGTTCTTCTGGACAATCTAGCCAATTTAGCGATCGCCTCACCGCATTAGGTGCTACTGTAATTGAAATGCCAACTTTAGAAATTGTCCCGCCTTCGAGTTGGGATGGGTTGGATCAGGCGATCGCTAATTTAATTGATTTTGACTGGTTAATTCTCACTTCCACCAATGGCGTAGACTACTTTTTTGCCAGATTAATCGCCCAAGGTAAAGATATTCGGGCTTTAGCTGGGGTGAAAATTGCCGTAGTTGGTGAAAAAACAGCCGCAAGTCTCCACAAATATCATCTTCAACCTGATTTTATTCCCCCTAATTTTGTTGCTGATTCTTTAGTAGAAAATTTCCCCGAAGCACTACAAAATAAAAAGGTGTTATTTCCCAGAGTGGAAAGCGGTGGAAGAGAAGTTTTAGTCAAAGAATTAACTACTCAAGGTGCAGAAGTTTTAGAAGTGGCTGCATATCAATCTCGTTGTCCTGATAGTATCCCAGAATCAGCAAAGTTAGCTCTCCAAAATCGCACTGTTGATATAATTACTTTTGCTAGTTCTAAAACTGTAAAATTTTTCTGTCAACTTATATCAGAAATATTTTCTCATAACTCTGATATAACTTATGCCTTAGAGCAAATTTGTATTGCTTCTATCGGTCCCCAAACCTCAAAAACTTGCCATGCTTTATTAGGGCGAGTGACCATTGAAGCTGAAGAATATACTTTAGATGGCTTAACTCAAGCAGTAATAAAATGGGTGAAAAATTCTCAAATTACTCATGAATAA
- the coaE gene encoding dephospho-CoA kinase (Dephospho-CoA kinase (CoaE) performs the final step in coenzyme A biosynthesis.), with the protein MNKRIIGLTGGIATGKTTVANYLASAYNLPVFDADIYARDAVAVGSPILSAIAQRYSKKILLPDGSLNREKLGTIIFAQPEERHWIESLIHPYVVERFEQAIIAKSSSQTLLLVIPLLFEAQMTDLVTEIWVVRCSELQQLQRLIQRNHLTPIQAQARINSQLSLSEKAARANVVLDNSSTLESLLKQVDVAFAMNIQDNIS; encoded by the coding sequence ATGAATAAACGCATCATCGGCTTAACAGGAGGTATTGCTACAGGTAAAACTACTGTCGCCAATTATTTGGCTAGTGCTTATAATCTGCCAGTTTTCGATGCAGATATTTATGCTAGGGATGCTGTAGCTGTGGGTTCGCCAATTCTGAGTGCGATCGCTCAACGTTATAGTAAAAAAATCTTACTTCCAGATGGTAGCCTCAACCGAGAAAAACTGGGTACAATTATCTTTGCACAACCAGAAGAACGCCACTGGATAGAGAGTTTAATTCATCCTTATGTAGTTGAGCGTTTTGAGCAAGCGATCATCGCCAAATCATCATCACAAACACTTTTATTAGTTATCCCCCTACTTTTTGAAGCCCAGATGACTGACTTAGTTACAGAAATTTGGGTAGTGCGCTGTTCTGAATTACAGCAACTGCAAAGATTAATCCAGCGCAATCATTTAACTCCTATTCAAGCCCAAGCTCGCATCAATAGCCAGTTATCTTTGTCAGAAAAAGCAGCTCGTGCAAATGTTGTACTTGACAACTCTTCTACCCTTGAGTCTCTGCTCAAACAGGTAGATGTTGCTTTTGCAATGAATATTCAGGACAATATCAGCTAA
- a CDS encoding universal stress protein, whose product MYHKILVAVDKSEMSQYVFEHGVFLAKAADAELMLLHVLSPLEDPYISPVFTQPDTLYPSVPTTPMDTYIQEWEELKRQRLDWLRSLSDTAINAGVKTGFTQNLGDAGKIICEVARNGLADLIVVGRRGRTGISEFLLGSVSNYVLHHAPCSILTVQGRIPTTTEIPPRV is encoded by the coding sequence ATGTATCACAAAATTTTGGTGGCTGTAGACAAGTCAGAAATGAGCCAATATGTGTTTGAACACGGTGTATTTTTGGCAAAAGCTGCTGATGCTGAACTCATGTTGCTACACGTACTGTCCCCCCTAGAAGACCCCTATATCAGTCCTGTATTTACACAACCAGATACCCTCTATCCATCTGTGCCAACTACACCTATGGATACTTATATACAGGAGTGGGAAGAACTGAAAAGACAAAGACTAGATTGGTTGCGCTCCCTGAGTGACACAGCAATTAATGCAGGCGTAAAAACTGGGTTTACCCAAAATCTCGGTGATGCTGGAAAGATAATTTGTGAAGTTGCGCGTAATGGGCTAGCTGATTTAATTGTAGTTGGTCGTCGAGGTCGTACTGGAATCAGTGAGTTTTTGCTAGGTAGTGTCAGCAATTATGTCCTGCATCATGCTCCTTGCTCAATTTTGACAGTACAAGGACGTATTCCTACCACCACGGAAATTCCTCCTAGAGTGTAG
- a CDS encoding response regulator — protein sequence MTHPEVMKSNNILHEFKTCTELQYNGYLNIKSPKGNQWTFYYRLGRIVWATGGTHPFRRWRRNMAQYCPHIDVEQLNLRKEDIEINYWDYRILEILYKRQKIEREQIHSFVESTIAELLFDLAQQTNFVSATCERSQEVILETPMSFTSANVSMKQMQDAWKTWSEAGLTNFSPDLAPILRKPEQLQQQVSPSVYKNFVNLINGKYTLRDLAAKMKQSLVAVTRSLLSYILKGIIELVEVPDLPFSFTAVKNNSNARKPTQSNAPLVACVDDSPQVCKILEEIIISHGLRFIKIQDAVQALPTLIQNKPDLIFLDLIMPVANGYEICTQLRRISAFTNTPVIILTGNDGLLDRVRSKVVGATDFMTKPVAADKVMSVVRKYLPVQAQRQVKRTVAKSQTESQTQSQSKSQTQPQPKSQSQSQLKVCHSSLDS from the coding sequence ATGACCCACCCGGAAGTCATGAAATCAAATAATATACTTCATGAGTTTAAAACTTGTACTGAACTGCAATACAATGGCTATTTAAATATAAAAAGTCCCAAGGGAAACCAATGGACTTTTTACTATCGTCTAGGACGGATAGTTTGGGCTACAGGAGGAACCCATCCTTTCCGGCGTTGGCGGCGAAATATGGCTCAATACTGCCCCCACATTGATGTAGAACAGTTAAATTTACGTAAAGAAGACATAGAAATCAATTACTGGGATTATCGCATCCTGGAAATTTTGTATAAAAGGCAAAAAATTGAACGAGAACAAATTCACTCTTTTGTAGAAAGCACAATAGCAGAACTGTTGTTTGATTTAGCGCAACAAACCAATTTTGTGTCTGCAACTTGCGAGCGCAGTCAGGAAGTTATCCTAGAAACACCAATGAGTTTCACGAGTGCAAATGTCTCTATGAAACAGATGCAAGATGCGTGGAAAACTTGGTCGGAAGCTGGTTTGACTAATTTTTCTCCCGACTTAGCGCCAATTCTGCGGAAACCAGAACAACTCCAGCAGCAGGTAAGTCCATCTGTCTATAAAAACTTTGTAAATTTGATCAACGGTAAATACACTCTGCGAGATTTAGCCGCCAAAATGAAGCAGAGTCTTGTCGCTGTCACCCGTTCATTGCTTTCTTATATTCTCAAAGGCATTATTGAACTGGTAGAAGTACCTGATTTGCCTTTCTCCTTTACAGCAGTTAAAAACAATAGTAATGCCAGGAAACCTACCCAATCAAATGCACCATTGGTAGCTTGCGTAGATGATAGCCCACAGGTTTGTAAGATCCTAGAGGAAATTATTATCTCACACGGACTAAGATTTATCAAGATTCAAGATGCTGTACAAGCTTTACCAACCTTGATTCAAAATAAGCCAGACCTGATTTTTTTAGATTTAATTATGCCTGTTGCTAATGGTTATGAAATTTGTACTCAGTTGCGGCGAATTTCAGCCTTCACCAATACACCTGTGATTATCTTAACGGGAAACGATGGTCTTTTGGATCGAGTCCGCTCTAAGGTGGTCGGTGCTACAGATTTTATGACTAAACCCGTAGCAGCAGATAAAGTTATGAGTGTAGTTCGTAAGTATTTACCTGTACAGGCTCAACGTCAGGTGAAAAGGACAGTAGCTAAATCTCAAACTGAATCTCAAACTCAATCTCAATCTAAATCTCAAACTCAACCTCAACCTAAATCTCAATCTCAATCTCAATTAAAGGTTTGTCATTCAAGCCTTGACTCTTAG
- a CDS encoding response regulator transcription factor, translating into MNTVLVVEDGLTDMEIISRYLQQAGYYVISATSSEEVQDKIDRNKPDLIFLDVILPGKSGFEICRELKNNPDTSKIPIVFCSTKNSDVDKIWGNMLGAEAYLAKPINPEELVVTLKKLLK; encoded by the coding sequence ATGAATACTGTTTTAGTCGTTGAAGATGGTTTGACTGATATGGAAATCATCAGCCGTTACTTACAGCAAGCCGGATACTATGTGATTAGTGCTACTAGCAGTGAAGAGGTTCAGGACAAAATAGACCGCAATAAGCCGGATCTGATATTTCTGGATGTAATTTTACCAGGTAAAAGCGGATTTGAAATTTGCCGAGAATTGAAAAATAACCCCGATACTAGCAAAATACCTATAGTTTTTTGCTCAACTAAAAATAGCGATGTCGATAAAATTTGGGGAAATATGTTGGGTGCTGAAGCTTATCTTGCTAAACCTATAAATCCAGAGGAATTAGTAGTTACTCTCAAGAAATTACTGAAGTGA
- a CDS encoding chemotaxis protein CheW yields MENKEKFLSLNLGTRDTAVISLHQITEVFQVSLADICGVPQMPSCVLGIYNWRGEMLWLVDLEEMLGYPPVLQGANFLSNLMAIVLEREGKYLGLLVRSLMDIESLDTNQIKPASAELFYPAMSPFLKGYFINSAEEMILNLDATAIIQSPLWAIKN; encoded by the coding sequence TTGGAGAACAAGGAAAAATTTTTAAGTTTGAACTTGGGTACAAGAGATACAGCAGTAATTTCTTTACACCAAATTACAGAGGTGTTTCAAGTATCCTTGGCTGATATATGTGGCGTTCCCCAAATGCCAAGTTGCGTTTTGGGTATCTATAACTGGCGCGGCGAGATGCTTTGGTTAGTCGATTTAGAGGAAATGCTGGGTTATCCACCAGTTTTGCAAGGAGCAAATTTTCTCTCCAATTTGATGGCGATTGTGCTGGAAAGGGAGGGTAAATATTTAGGTTTATTGGTGCGGTCTCTCATGGATATTGAATCGCTAGATACTAATCAAATTAAACCTGCATCTGCGGAATTATTTTATCCAGCCATGTCACCTTTCTTGAAAGGATACTTTATTAATAGTGCGGAAGAGATGATCTTAAATTTGGATGCTACGGCGATTATTCAATCTCCTCTCTGGGCTATTAAGAATTAA